In one window of Candidatus Desulfatibia profunda DNA:
- a CDS encoding inositol monophosphatase — MAAFKSHGIDDLSQFAMDVIRRSGEEALSYYGRGNPHVKFDEELVTAADFHLMEFFEDQLSAHFPEHQVFKNNQANKEYTHDEKRHLWIFDPLDGVANFQAGIPIWGLSLALIENFWPVFGVFYMPATGDLFHARAGQKAYLDQEEIHISDQQNINDESLLLTYSRFHHRYRSTFPGKIRDLGCTGAHICYVAMGRAEAAVIANESFQDLAAAGIILEAAGGKICKMDGSDFYLNEHFDGQKIHEPLLVAAPELYLQVRSCLHEVS; from the coding sequence ATGGCAGCCTTCAAGAGCCATGGGATTGATGATTTATCTCAGTTTGCCATGGATGTGATACGCCGTTCAGGAGAAGAAGCGCTTTCCTATTATGGTAGAGGAAATCCACATGTTAAATTCGACGAAGAGCTGGTTACCGCAGCCGATTTTCATCTGATGGAATTTTTTGAAGATCAGCTAAGCGCTCATTTTCCTGAGCATCAGGTGTTTAAAAACAATCAGGCCAACAAAGAATACACTCATGATGAAAAGCGGCACCTTTGGATCTTTGACCCGCTGGATGGTGTCGCCAACTTTCAGGCCGGAATTCCCATCTGGGGCCTTTCTCTGGCGCTTATCGAAAATTTCTGGCCCGTTTTCGGCGTTTTTTATATGCCGGCAACCGGCGATCTTTTTCACGCCCGGGCCGGTCAAAAAGCCTATCTGGATCAAGAGGAAATCCATATCTCAGACCAACAGAATATAAACGACGAAAGTCTTCTTTTAACCTACTCCCGGTTTCATCATCGTTATCGTTCGACATTTCCGGGTAAAATTCGTGATCTGGGCTGCACCGGTGCTCACATTTGTTATGTGGCGATGGGTCGCGCCGAAGCGGCCGTGATTGCCAACGAGTCTTTTCAGGATCTGGCCGCCGCCGGCATCATCCTTGAAGCGGCCGGCGGCAAGATCTGCAAAATGGACGGAAGCGATTTTTACCTTAACGAACACTTTGATGGGCAAAAAATTCATGAACCCTTGCTGGTAGCGGCCCCGGAGCTCTATTTACAAGTACGAAGCTGCCTTCACGAGGTATCCTAA